Part of the Pseudarthrobacter sp. L1SW genome, TACCGCGCCACCTTCGACATACCGGCCGGCACCTACGGCATGAAGGTCGCCCTCAACAATTCCTGGGATGAGAACTACGGTGCCGGCGGAGCAGCCGGCGGCGGGGACCTGGTGCTCAACGCGCCCGGCGGTCCCGTGACCTTCACCTATGACCACGCCAGCCACACGCTGAGCGACGATGTCCCTGATGCGCTTGGAACAGAGGCCGGCGCGCACTGGCTCTCGGCGGACACCATCGCCTGGCAGGCGCCGGCCGCGGAGGGAACTACGTACCGGCTCTACAACGCGCCCGACGGCGGCCTGGCGCTGGCGGACGGCCAGGTCACCGGCGGCAGCTACACAGCGCTTGAGAAAACGCCCGGCGCTTTGGATGCAGGGCTGGCAGCGAAGTACCCACACCTCGCCGGTTTCACCCCGTTGCGGCTGGCGGAAGGTGATTCCGTTCGCGCAAAGGAACTGCTCAGGGGCCAGCTGCTGGTGGCCGCCGTTGGGGCCGACGGCAAGGTCACCGCAGCCACCGGCGTCCAGGTCCCCGGCGTCATGGACACCCTGTACCAGGGCGCGGCCGGCCAGGAGCTCGGGCTGACGTGGAAGGGCAACCGCCCCCGGCTTTCCCTCTGGGCGCCGACTGCCCGCAGTGTCACTGTCCACACTTACGCTGCCGGTTCGGGCGGCGATCCTGTGGCCAGCCGTGCCATGGAACCGGGCGCGGATGGCGTCTGGTCCCTGACGGGGGAGAAGGAATGGAGCGGCGCCTACTACCTGTACGAGGTGGAGGTCTTCGTGCCGGAAACCGGCAAGGTGGAACGGAACCTGGTCACGGACCCCTACAGCGTGGGGCTCTCCGCCAACTCCGAACGCAGCCTGTTTGTTGACGTGGAGGACAAGTCCCTGGCCCCCGAGGGGTGGAAGAAGCTGCAGAAGCCCGCGCTCAACAAGCCGGAGGACCTTTCCCTGTACGAGCTGCACGTCCGCGACTTCTCCATCACCGATGCCTCCGTCCCGGAAGAACACCGGGGAACGTACAAAGCCTTCGCACAGCAGGACAGCAACGGCATGCGCCGCCTCCGCGAACTGACTTCAGCGGGCCTCAACGCCGTCCACCTGCTGCCGGTGAACGACATCGGCACCATCGAGGAACGGCGCAGCGAACAGCTCGAACCCGCCTGCGACCTCGCCGCTCTGCCGGCAGATTCGGAGGAGCAGCAGGCCTGCGTCGCAGAAACTGCCTCCAAGGACGGGTTCAACTGGGGCTACGATCCCCTGCACTACACCACTCCAGAAGGCTCTTACGCTACCAACCCTGACGGCGCGGCACGGATCACCGAGTTCCGGGAAATGGTGGCCGGACTCAACGCCGCGGGGGCACGCGTCATCCAGGACGTGGTCTACAACCACACCTCCAGCGCCGGCCAGTCCGGGTCCAACAACCTTGACCGGATTGTTCCCGGCTACTACCACCGCCTGAACGCCACCGCCGGCTCGCTGGAGACCTCCACCTGCTGCGCCAACACGGCCACCGAGAACACGATGATGGGCAAGCTCATGATCGATTCCCTGGTGACGCTTGCCAAGACCTACAAGCTGGACGGGTTCCGCTTCGACCTCATGGGCCACCACTCCAAGCAGAACATGCTGGACGTGCGGGCAGCCCTGGACGAGCTGACCATGGCCAAGGATGGCGTAGACGGCAAAAACATCACCCTCTACGGCGAGGGCTGGAACTTCGGCGAAGTGGCCAACAACGCAAGGTTCGTCCAGGCAACGCAGGAGAACATGGCAGGAACCGGCGTCGGCACGTTCAATGACCGGCTGCGCGACGCCGTACGCGGCGGCGGCCCCTTCGACCCCGACCCGCGGGTCCAGGGCTTCGCTTCGGGCCTGTTCACCGACCCCAACAGCTCCCCCGCCAACGGCACCCCGGAGCAGCAGAAAGCATCCCTGCTCCTGGCCCAGGACCTGATCAAGGTGGGCCTGACCGGCAATTTGAAGGACTACTCCTTCGTTGACCGCACCGGTGCAACCGTCAGGGGCTCTGACGTGCCGTACAACGGCGCCCCGGCCGGATACACCAGTGACCCGCAGGAGGCCGTCACCTACGTGGAAGCGCACGACAACGAGACGCTGTTTGACGCCCTTGCCCTGAAGCTGCCGCAGGACACCCCTATGGCGGAACGGACGCGGATGCAGACCCTCGCGCTCAGCACCACGGCCTTCAGCCAGGGCATCTCGTTCTGGCATGCCGGCGGGGAATCCCTCCGCAGCAAGTCCCTGGACCGCAACAGCTACGACTCGGGCGACTGGTTCAACATCCTTGACCACACGGATGCCACCAACGGCTTCGGCCGCGGACTGCCGCCCAAGCCCGACAACGGGGACAAGTACGGCTACCTGCGCCCGCTGCTGGCGGACCCCGCACTGAAGCCTGCTCCCGCCGCGATCGCCGAGGCGCGCAGCCGGGCGGCAGAACTGCTGCAGATCCGCAAGAGCACGCCGCTGTTCCGCCTGGGTGAGGCCGCCCTGGTGCAGCAGAAGGTCTCGTTCCCCACGGCGGGCCCGGACCAGGCGCCCGGCGTGGTGGTCATGCGGATCGACGACTCCGTGGGCCCGGACGTGGACGAGGACCTCACCGGGCTGGTGGTGGTGTTCAACGCCGCCGACGAGGCCGTCAGCCAGGCAGTCGCCGGCACCACAGGCACCGCTTACGGCCTGCACCCGGTCCAGGCCTCGGGCAGCGACCCGGTGGTCAGGACTGCCGCCCATGACCCGGCAACCGGGACCTTCACCGTCCCGGCCCGCACCGTAGCAGTGTTCCAGGCCGGCTAGCGCCCGGCAAAGCCGGCCGGGTGCCCCTGGCCTCCGGCCGGCCCAACTGAATCTCCCACCGCTGAGTCTCCCCGCCTGTAAGGACGGACGACGGCGTGTCCCGGCAAAACGCCGTCGTACGCTGCCTGTGCCGAACCAAAGGTGGGGAGACTGAGCGCATGTCCGGGGCCCGGTCTAGGCTTTTGCCATGGACTCACCCGAGATAGCCGAAGCGATGGATGCCCTCCGGCGCCGACTGGTTCCCGGGACGCGCGTCATACTGGGCATTGCCGGGACGCCCGGCTCCGGGAAATCAACGTTCGCGGAATGGATCCGGCAGCAGTTTGGTCCGGGGCAGGCAGTGGTGGTGCCCATGGACGGCTTCCACCTGGGCAACGCGATCATCGACGGCCCGCCCCTCCGGCAGCGCAAGGGAGCCATGGAGACCTTCGACGCCGGCGGGTACCTTTCATTGCTCCGCAGGCTGGTGCGCCGGGACGAGCCAGTAGTGTACGCCCCGGAGTTCCGGCGGACCCTGGACGAGCCGGTGGCGGCATCGATCGCTGTCCCTGCCGAGGTGCCCCTCATCATCACCGAGGGCAACTACCTCCTGATGGAGCATCAGCCGTGGAAGGATGTCCGGGCGCAGCTGGACGAAGTGTGGTTCGTGGACACGCCCCCGGTGCTGCGGTTGGCCCGGCTCGTGGAAAGACACGTCTCGTTCGGCATGGATAGGACTGCGGCGGAGGCCTGGGCCAACGGACCGGACGAAGCGAATGCGGTGCTGATCCAGGCCACCCGCCCGGCCGCGGACCGGCTCATCCCCTGGAAGTAGCCCACGACCGCAATCTTGAACCCTGCAACAGAGAACGAACAGGAGAACCCATGCCAGCAACTGTGGACCTCGGCGACGGCCTCAAGGTCAGCCCCCTCGGCTTCGGCGGAATGGCGCTCACCCCGGTGTATGGGGAGGTGGACCAGGAGGACGCGCTCCGGACGCTGCATCACGCCGTCGATTCCGGTGTCAGCTTTATTGACACCGCGGACATCTACGGCGGGGGCAGCAACGAGGAACTGATCGCCCGGCTGCTCAAGGAGCGGCGGGACGAGGTGCAGCTGGCCACCAAGTTCGGGCTGGTGGGAACTCCGACGGACGGCTACACGGACATCAGGGGCGACGCCGCCTACATCCGGCAGGCGGTGGACCGCAGCCTGCAGCGGCTGGGAACCGACCGGATTGACCTCTACTACATGCACCGCCGTGACCTCCGCGTTCCGATTGTGGAAACCGTGGAGGCCATGGCAGAGCTTGTGCAGCAGGGCAAGGTCAGGCACCTGGGGCTGTCCGAAGTGACGGCCCAGGAGCTTCAGGAAGCCTCTGCCGTCCACCCGATTGCGGCGGTCCAGAGCGAATGGTCCATCTGGAGCCGCGACGTGGAACGCAACGTTGTTCCTGCCGCGGCCGCCCTGGGAGTGGGTTTTGTCCCGTACTCGCCGCTGGGCCGCGGGTTCCTCACCGGCACTGTGGACGCCTCGAGCCTTGGCGAAAAGGATTTTCGACGCCGGATCCCCCGTTTCGCCCTGGACGCGGCGGACGCCAACCAGGCGGTCGTGGACACCGTCCGGTCCGTGGCTGGCGAACTGGACGCAACACCTGCCCAGGTTGCCCTGGCCTGGCTGTTCGCCCAAGGCAGGCGGCTGGGCCTGCCGGTCGTCCCGATCCCCGGCACGCGCAAGCGGCACCGGATCGACGAAAACCTGGGCGCCCTGGCGTTGGACCTCACCCCTGCCCAACTGGACGCGCTAGGTGAAGCCTCGGACGCCGTCGTCGGCTCCCGCTCAGCGGATCCCACCTGGGTGTCCGAGGGCCGTGAATAGACTCAGAGCCATGGACTCACTTCTGTATGACCTGCCCGCCCTGACCATCCGCCGGATCTCCGTGAGCGAGATGGACAACAACGTTTACCTGCTGACGGCGAAGGCCAGCGGAGAACAGGTGCTGATCGACGCCGCGGACGATTTTCCGGCCATCCAGCAACTGCTGCAGGATGCGGCCGGAGACACCTCCGCAACGCCTCGGCTTGCACTGATCGCCACCACCCACCAGCACTGGGACCACGTCCGGGCGCTGAAGGAACTGGTGGAGGCTACCGAGGCGACCACCGCAGCAGGAACGGACGACGCCGAGGCGCTGCCGGTTCCGGTGGACCGGCCCCTTGGGCACGGGGATACGGTTGCCGTGGACGGCTTTGAGCTGGCGGCGGTCCACCTGAGGGGACACACGCCGGGCTCGATCGCCTTTGTGTACGAGGACCCCGAAGGGCCTGCGCACATTTTCTCCGGCGATTCGCTGTTCCCCGGCGGCGTTGGCAACACACAGAAGGATCCCGGGCGTTTCAACCAGCTTTTGGACGACGTGACCCAGCGGCTGTTCGGCACTTACCCGGACTCCGCCGTCGTCCATCCCGGCCACGGCAAGCCGACAACCCTGGGCGCCGAGCGGCCGCACCTCGAGGAGTGGCGCGCCCGCGGCTGGTGACGACCACATCGATTGCTCCGCACCTGCCGTTATGGACCTTCTAAACGGCAGGTGCGGAGCAATCGATGGACGTTAAGGGGCCTTGTTAGCGGCTGCGGCGTTCGTTCGACGCCGGAGCCGACGCGCGGCGGGGACCGCTGCGGGCGGGACGGCCGGAGCCGCCGCCGTTGCCTGCGCTGTAGGAGCCGCCTGAGGTGCCACCGGTGTTGGAGGACCAGACTGCCTTGTTGCCGCCGGCTGCGCCTGCACCTGCACGTGAACCGCCGCTGCGGGTACCTGCACCGGCACCTGCTGCGGCGCGCTGCCCGGTTGCGGGGCGACCGCTGCGCTGGCCGCCCGAGGCTGCCGGACGTCCTGAGCTTGCCGGCCGGCCGGTGCCGCCGCGGGGCGCTTCGCTGCGGGTTACGCGTGACTCTGCGCGGCCGTCCGAACCGCGGCCGGCCGATGCACGGCCACCTGCCGCGGGGACGTCGTTGCGGTGCGTGGAAGCGGTGCCGCGGCCGCGGTTGTTGCGGCGGGCAGCCGCTGCGGCAACGGCGCGGTCCTCGTTCTGCTCGGCCACGCGGTCAAACGCTGCGCGGGCTTCGGTGCGGCCCTCGAAGGCAACTGCCCGGCGCTCGGCGCGGGGTACGTCGGTGCGAACGGGCTCGGCCCCAACCTTGCCGCGTCCACCACGGCCGCCACGGCCGCCGGCCGTGGGTGGAGCCTGGCGGCGGGCGCGCTTGCGCTCCGCGTTGGCGCCGGTGGAGGTGCCGCCGCCCTGCTGTGCAGCCTTCTTAGCCAGCAGTGCAGCGCGGGTGCGCGGGTCGATCTTCTCGGCCATCTCGCCCACGAGTTCAGCAACGATGGGCGAAGAGGCGGTGACGCGCTCAAAGTTCACCTCGACGCCGGCGGCCTTCATCAGCTTCTTCACGTCGGTCTGCTGCTCCGGCAGGGTCAGCGTGACCACGGTGCCGTCGGAACCGGCACGCGCGGTACGGCCTGAACGGTGCAGGTACGCCTTGTGCTCGGTGGGCGGGTCCACGTGGATGACCAGTTCGACATCGTCAACGTGGACACCACGGGCGGCGACGTCGGTGGCCACCAAGACGCGGACGTCACCGTTGGAGAACTCGGCGAGGTTGCGGTCACGGGCGTTCTGCGAGAGGTTGCCGTGCAGGTCCACGGCGGGGATCCCGGCGTCCGTCAGGGTCTTGGCCAGCTTGCGGGCGTGGTGCTTGGTCCGCATAAAGAGGACACGGCGGCCGGCGCCGGAGGCTAGCTCCACGATCAGCTGCTTCTTGACGGTCTGGTCGTTGACCACCAGGACGTGGTGCTCCATGGTGGTCACCGCGGCCTGCGGGTCATCCACGGAGTGGGTCAGCGGGTTGGACAGGTAGCGCTGGACGATCTTGTCCACGCCGTTGTCCAGGGTGGCGGAGAAGAGCAGGCGCTGGCCCTGGCTGGGGGTCATGTCCATGAGCTTCTTCACCACGGGCAGGAAGCCGAGGTCGGCCATGTGGTCCGCCTCGTCCAGCACTGTGATTTCCACGGCCTCGAGGGTGAGGATCCGCTGGCGGATCAGGTCCTCCAGGCGGCCCGGGCAGGCGATGACAATGTCGACGCCGGCGCGCAGGGCCTTCTCCTGGCGCGCCTGGGAGATGCCGCCGTAGATCACGGTGGTGTTCAGGCCGGCAGCCTTGGCCAGCGGCTCGATGGTGGCGTTGATCTGGGTAGCCAGTTCGCGGGTGGGTGCCAGGACCAGGCCCATGGGGCGGCCGGGCTTGCGGAAGTACGGGGCTTCGCGCTCGGCGAGGCGGGCCACCAGCGGGATGGCGAAGGCGATGGTCTTGCCGGAGCCGGTGCGGCCGCGGCCCAGGACGTCGCGTCCTGCAAGGGTGTCAGGGAGGGTCTTCACCTGGATGGGGAACGGGGTTTCGATTCCCTGGGCGGTGAGGGTGTCGGCGAGGGCTTTGGGCGTGCCGAGGGCAGCAAATGTAGTCAAAGTCAAAGGTCTTTCAGGCGGTATCCGTGTGGATATCGGCCCCCGATGCCGGTTGGCTCAAGGGTTCGCCGAAGAAAATTCAGGTGGTCAACCAGCCTGCTGCCGCTTATGCAAAGCGGCGGCCGGGACCAAATGGAATGCGTTCATCGACGCAGGATGTGCCTCTCACATGAAAAAAGCCCTGTCCCCTGGATGAAGGGGTACCTTCACACAGGAAATCCTGGGCATCACTGCACATCAAGTTCCACCAGTCTAGCATCCCTGGCCCACCCCACTTTTCCGCCCCCTCCCAAGTAGGTAGCGCCAAGTGTCGTTTTGAACCCTCAAAACGACACTTAGCGCTACTTGGTTGGTCGTTGCCTTGGGGGCGGGGCCGGGGCACGCTTGAGGCATGAGTGAACACGCCGCCCCCGGGAATGACGCGCAGCATCCTGGATCACGCCAGCAGCATCCTGAAACGCACCAGACGATGCACGACGCCGGTTCTGGCCATTCCGACGCCACGCTCGGCGAGGGTTTGGCAGTCCACAGCGGGGCCGACGCCGCGGCCATCTGGGACGACCGCTACCGCAGCAAACCCCGGATGTGGAGCGGCAAACCCAACCCGCAGCTGGTCCGGGAAGCCGGTGGCCTTCGCCCCGGGAAGGCGCTGGACCTCGGCTGCGGGGAAGGCGCTGACGCCATCTGGCTTGCCCAGCAGGGGTGGACCGTCACCGCCGTCGACGTCTCCGCGGTGGCCCTCGACCGGGCACACTCCCACGAGAAGGCCGCGCTGGCCCGCGAAAGCGTCCATGCCGCAGAGGGAACAATTGCCAGCAGGATCACCTGGCAACAGGCAGACCTCAGCCAATGGCAGCCCGGCGACTCCTTCGACCTCGTGACGTCGCAGTTCCTGCACTCGCAGGAGCTCGCCTGGCAGGGCCCGCTCCGCACCGCGGCGGCCGCAGTCAAGCGCGGCGGCACGCTGCTGGTGGTGGGCCACCACCCGGACAGGCTGCCGCCGTGGGGCGGCGGGCACGACCACCAGGGGATGTTCTACACCTGTGATGAGCTCGTCCAGGAACTGGGGCTTGACGGTCCCGAATGGCAGCTGGAGGTCCAGACCAGCCGGGAGAGGCCGGTAACCGGGCCTGACGGCCAGCACGCAACCATCGCCGACGTCGTCCTGCGGGCCACACGCTTGCCCTGACTGCCGCCCGCCCAGGCCACGGAGTTTTTGTCCAACTCAGGGGGTTTTGGCGGCGGTGACCCGGGGCGCGACGGCGGCAGCGGCGACGGCGAGCACGGCGGCGAGGCCGAAGACCCCGGCGAAGGATTCCGTCGTCGTCGTAAACGCTGCGAAGACGATGCCCGTCGTTGCGAGGGCCAGTGCGCCGCCCAGGGAGTCCGCGATGGACATGGCGGAGCTGTTGAAGCCCTCGTTTTCCTTGCTGGACAGCGCCAGGGTCATGACACTCAGCCGCGGATACAGCAGTCCCATGCCGCCGCCGGCGAGGATCCAGCCGGCAATGACGACGGCGGGCGGCCAGTGCAGCGCGGTGGTCACCAATGCGAGGATCACCGCCCCCAGGACCATCAGGGCGCCGATGCCCACAGCACGGCGATGGGACAGCCTGGTGCCCAGGCGCCCCTGCACTGCCGACGCTGCGGCCCAGGCCAGCGCCCCGCCGGTAAGCGTAAGGCCGGCAAATGTGGGCGAAAAGTCGTACAGCTCGATCAGCAGGTAGGGCAGGTAAACCTCGGCTCCGAAGAACGCTGCCGCGGCGAGCCCGCGCACCAGTATCACGCTGGGCAGGCCGCGGCGGGCGGTGAGGGTGCCCCGCGGAACCAGCGGGCGGACGGCCAGCAGGGCAAGGACGACGGCGGCAACGGCCAGGAGCGCCGGCGCGGCGGGAAGGCCGGGGATCCGGAGCTCTCGTGACAGGTTGAGCGCCAGGACAGCGAGCGCCGCCAGGGTTGCCCAGGCAAGTCTGCCCGGCGCCCAGGGCGGCAGCGCATCCCCCGGCTCCCCGGCCGGTCCGTGAGGCGGCTCGAGTCCCTTCAGCACGGGCGCAATCATCACCAGCGCGGGGATGACCAGGCCTACCACGCCCAGGAACACCCAGTGCCAGCTGAAGACCTGCGCCACGATTCCTGCCGCAAACGGCCCTACCAGGGACGGCACCACCCACGCGGCGGAGAACGCGGCAAAGATCTTGGGGTGCAGGCTGCCGGGATAGATGCGCGCCACCAGCACATACAACGCGACTGTCAGGGCTCCCCCGCCCAGCCCCTGCACCAGCCGGCCCGCAACCAGCACGGGCATGGACGCCGCGGTCCCGGCAATCAGCAGGCCCAGCACGAACAACGCCACTGATGCGTAGAGCGGGGCTGTGGGCCCGCGCCTGTCGGACCAGTTTCCGGCGGCAACCATGCCGATCACGCCTGTTGCCAGCGGACCGGCAAACGCGAGCGCGTAGAGTCCGGCGCCGTCGAGTTCGCGGCTGACCAGGGCCATGATGGTGGTGACGGCAAGGGATTCGAACGCGGCCAGGAACACCAGGGCACACGTCCCCACGGTCACCCAGAGGTACGGCCCCCGGAGGATGCCCGCCGCGGGGCGGGTGGCCGGAACAACGGAATCCCGCACGGCAGCCCGCCCCTAACTGACGAACCGGTCGCGGCCGGCGCGGTACCCGAAGATCCCCGCCAGCAACCCCACCGCCAGGAACAGGACCCCGGCGGCGGTGAAGGATCCGGTGGCCTGGTGCAGCTGGCCCACCAGCAGCGTGCCGGTGGAGCCCAGCCCGTAGCCCACGCCCTGCATCATTCCCGACAGGTGCGCGGCAGTGTGCCCGTCGCGGGTCCGGAGCATGATCATGGTCAGCGCCACGGCGGTGAGGCTTCCCTGGCCCAGTCCCAGCAGGCCGGCCCACACCCAGACAAGCTCCAGGGGACCGAAGATGCTCAGCGCGAAGCCGGCGCCGGTCATCAAAGCAACGATGGTGTTGATGGCGCGCTGGTCCTTCAACCTGGCGGCCAGTGCGGGCGCGAACAGCGAGCCGAGCATCTGCAGCACGATGGACCCCGAGACGATCAGTCCCGCCGCTCCCCCGTCCACGCCCCGCTCGCGCAGGATCGGCGCCAGCCACGCGAAGACGCTGAAGGACATCATGGCCTGCAGCACCATGAAGATGGTCACCTGCCAGGCCACCGGGGAGCGCCACACGTTCACGCCCTCCCGGACGGCCTGGTGCCGGATGCGCGGCTGGCGGAGTGCCACGGGGAGGAACAGCACAAGCACGACGGCGGCAGGCACCGCCCAGGACCACAGCGCCAGGGTCCACTCCCCCGTAGCCGTGTAGACCGGGTAGGTGAAGCCGGCGCCCAACGCCGCGGAGGCGCAGATGGCGGTGGTGTAGAGCCCGCCCATCAGGCCCAGCCGGTGCGGGAAGTCCCGCTTGACCAGCCCGGGCAGCAGCACGTTGCACAGCGCGATGGCTGCCCCGCAGGCAGCCGTCCCGGCCAGGAGCGCGGGCAGGTGGCCGGCGCCCTGTCCTGTTGCTGCCAGGCCCAGTCCGGCGGGGCGCAGCAACAGTCCTGCCGTGAGGAGCGCCATGGCGCCCAGGAGCACCCGCTCGGCACCGAACCGCCTCGCCAGGACCGGGGCCAGGGGTGCGAACACGCCCAGGAGCGTGACGGGGACAGTGGTCAGCACCACCACAGCCCAGCCGGGGAGGGCAGCCTGGGCAGTTACCTCGGGAAGGACCGCGGAGAAGCTGGAAAAGACCGTCCGCAGGTTGAGTCCCACCAGGACCAGGCACAGCCCCAGGTACACGAGCTGCCGGCGGCTCCCAACCCGGGTGGGTTCCGGTGCCGGGGTCTCGTCAACCTCGGCGTCCACCAGGAACCCTGGTTGCTCGTTTGCCGCAGGGCCACCAGCCCGGCGGTTCCTTGCCTCGGCGTCGGTCGCTTCCCTCATCCGCCCATTCTTGCAGGCTGGGTTGCCTCCCTGGGTTATCCACATAGGGACCGCGGTGCCTTCTGGCAGTTCCGCCCCACGCCTACGTTGGAACCAGCAGCTGCACGGCAATCAGAGGAGGAACATCGTGGCAGCACCTGAACCCGGTCCCGGCCCTCCACGCCCTGATCCGAAGTCATCCGCAGAGGAGGGAGTACCGTCGGGGCCGTCACTCCACACACCCTCTTGTCGGGATCGCCCGGTGATCTGGCTGGCTGCCGCCAGCCTGGTCCTTGCAATTGCTGCCCCTGCCTCCCTCTTTGTTACTGCCCTCGTGCATATGCTCGTCGCAGTGCTGGCCTTCTCCTTTCGTTGGTCTCCCTTGCCGCCATGGGCAGTCGACATCCTCATCCTGAGTCTGCCTTCCGTTCTCATGTCAGCTTCCTTGGCCCTGGCATTCCACGCTGTGAAGCGGTCGGAGCAGAGGACCCCCGGCCGGACGTTCTCCGTAGCGTCGATGTGCCTATCCACTGCCCTCGTTGCCGTGTACGTGGGCGTCTGGCTGTTCCTCGAGCGGTCTCCATAAGTTGTTCCCCTCCGGCGCCGCTATTCTGGAAGGGATGAGCGAATCCCCAGAAAACCCCCAGCAGCCGCATGTCCCGAGGCCCGTCACGCCGGGGACGCAGGCTTCCTTTGGCACGTACGGCGGCCGGCCGGTCAGCTTCGTCCGCCGCGGCACGCGCCTGCAGGGCCGCCGGCAGGCGGCCTGGGAAGAGCACGCCGAACGGTGGGCGGTGGACGTCCCGCGCCACGTTGCGAACACCTCGGTCCATCCCGACTACACGTTCGACGCCGAAGCCGAGTTCGGCCGCAAGGCTCCCCTCATTGTGGAGATCGGCTCTGGCCTGGGCGATGCCGTGTGCCACGCCGCCGAGCAGAACCCGGACACCGACTTCCTGGCCGTTGAGGTCTACACCCCGGGCCTGGCCAACACCATCATCAAGATCAACAGCCGCGGCCTCAGGAATGTCCGGGTGGTGGAGGCCAACGCGCCCGAGGTCCTGGCCACGATGCTCCCGGCAGGCTCCGTCAGCGAACTGTGGGTCTTTTTTCCCGATCCGTGGCACAAGTCCCGGCACCACAAGCGCCGCCTCATCCAGCCAGAGTTCGCGGACCTCGCAGCCCGCGCGCTGAAGCCGGGCGGGCTGTGGCGGATCGCCACCGACTGGTCCAACTACGCCGTCCACGTCCGGGATGTCCTGGCGGGTTCCAAGGATTTTGACAACCTGCACACCGGCGAGCGGCGCGGGCCGGAAAGCCCCCTGACCCAGGTGTGGCAGTCCGGCGTCGAGTCCGTGGTGGGCGGAGCGCCGGTCAGGGAGGGCCGTGCACCGGTGAGCACCGAGCACACCGGACCCAACGA contains:
- a CDS encoding MFS transporter — its product is MRDSVVPATRPAAGILRGPYLWVTVGTCALVFLAAFESLAVTTIMALVSRELDGAGLYALAFAGPLATGVIGMVAAGNWSDRRGPTAPLYASVALFVLGLLIAGTAASMPVLVAGRLVQGLGGGALTVALYVLVARIYPGSLHPKIFAAFSAAWVVPSLVGPFAAGIVAQVFSWHWVFLGVVGLVIPALVMIAPVLKGLEPPHGPAGEPGDALPPWAPGRLAWATLAALAVLALNLSRELRIPGLPAAPALLAVAAVVLALLAVRPLVPRGTLTARRGLPSVILVRGLAAAAFFGAEVYLPYLLIELYDFSPTFAGLTLTGGALAWAAASAVQGRLGTRLSHRRAVGIGALMVLGAVILALVTTALHWPPAVVIAGWILAGGGMGLLYPRLSVMTLALSSKENEGFNSSAMSIADSLGGALALATTGIVFAAFTTTTESFAGVFGLAAVLAVAAAAVAPRVTAAKTP
- a CDS encoding MFS transporter, producing the protein MREATDAEARNRRAGGPAANEQPGFLVDAEVDETPAPEPTRVGSRRQLVYLGLCLVLVGLNLRTVFSSFSAVLPEVTAQAALPGWAVVVLTTVPVTLLGVFAPLAPVLARRFGAERVLLGAMALLTAGLLLRPAGLGLAATGQGAGHLPALLAGTAACGAAIALCNVLLPGLVKRDFPHRLGLMGGLYTTAICASAALGAGFTYPVYTATGEWTLALWSWAVPAAVVLVLFLPVALRQPRIRHQAVREGVNVWRSPVAWQVTIFMVLQAMMSFSVFAWLAPILRERGVDGGAAGLIVSGSIVLQMLGSLFAPALAARLKDQRAINTIVALMTGAGFALSIFGPLELVWVWAGLLGLGQGSLTAVALTMIMLRTRDGHTAAHLSGMMQGVGYGLGSTGTLLVGQLHQATGSFTAAGVLFLAVGLLAGIFGYRAGRDRFVS
- the trmB gene encoding tRNA (guanosine(46)-N7)-methyltransferase TrmB: MSESPENPQQPHVPRPVTPGTQASFGTYGGRPVSFVRRGTRLQGRRQAAWEEHAERWAVDVPRHVANTSVHPDYTFDAEAEFGRKAPLIVEIGSGLGDAVCHAAEQNPDTDFLAVEVYTPGLANTIIKINSRGLRNVRVVEANAPEVLATMLPAGSVSELWVFFPDPWHKSRHHKRRLIQPEFADLAARALKPGGLWRIATDWSNYAVHVRDVLAGSKDFDNLHTGERRGPESPLTQVWQSGVESVVGGAPVREGRAPVSTEHTGPNEGIDETGGWAPRFEGRIRTSFEAKAHEAGRLIFDLCYRRR